The region ataagggaaaaattgtcctttcccgcctatctcgttaatcataattaacaccatcCAATTCCCTTTATTCActatattctcaaatgctaataaatcatatcccattactatTTATTTCCTGGTAATGTTtcaatcaccaaattaccccgagacttacACCGAGCCCCGAAATTACCCTCGTTATGGCCAGACCGATTTCTTGCATtgaaagatcatctcatgccaaatggctcaaaaaaatccacattatagtgtggtattattcataattcaccaacatgcatgaaaatatacaaatatgccctcaacgggccaaattaccaaaatgcccttttaatgaaaaatggacccatatgcatgcatttatcatgcattcaaagatcgtctcatgccgaatggcttgaacaaatccacattataatgtggtattattcatattTCACCaatatgcatgaaaatatacaaatatgccctcaactagccaaattaccaaaatgcccttataatgaaaaatggacccatatgcatgcatttatcatcatactataatataattcacataatcatttaatggcataataaatcaattatggccctcctggcctcctaatcaaggtcctaaaccttattaggaaattttggggcattacaatagggAGCTATATGTAGACTTGATTGAACTGGAGCTTTATGGATGGATTGATTGGCAAAGTACAACGGTACCATTGATTACAAGAAGAAAATGGTGGTGTTTAAGCCTGACGGAGAGGAGCCTTTTTTGTTCATGTGAACAGCAACAGGAGTATGTATTCCCATCATTTCAGTGTTAGAAGTTGGGAAGATGTTACAACATGGATGCATGGGATTTTTGGCAAGCATGGTTACTACAGTAGAAATGGGGACACGAAGACTTGAAGACACGAGAATAGTACGCGATTGCTTGGATGTATTTCCGGAAgacttaccaggattgccaccacaatGAGACATTGAATTCATGATCGAGTTAGTACTGGAAACAGTGCCAATCTCGaaagcaccttatagaatggtgcCTGCTGAATTGAAGGAGTTAAAGGTTCAGCTACAGGAATTACTTGACCTAGGTTTAATTAGCCCATGTTACTAACCATGAGGAGCACTGGTGTTAttcgtaaagaagaaggatgggtcaatgcggatgtgcattgattatagagaacttaACAAGATcaccattaaaaataaataccctttgccaaggatagatgatcattttgatcaatTCCAAGGAAAGGCGGTGTTCTCAAAGATGGACTTGTGGTCGGGGTACCACCAGTTGAGGGTGAAGGAAGGAGACATTCCAAAGACAGCATTTCATACCAGGTACGACCACTATGAatttttggtgatgtattttggaCTTGCCAATGCCCCAGCAATGTTTATGGACCTTATGAACAGAGTCTTCAAAGAAGTTCATGAAAGCATTAATAGATGACATTCTAATTGAATCACAAATGGAAGAGGAACACGAAGAACATCTAAGATTGACACTGCAAAGGTTGAGGGAACATCAACTATACGGgaaattcaagaagtgcaaattttggctaaATCAAGTGGCATTCTTAGGACACATTATTAGTAAGGATGGTATTAAAGTGGATCCACTAAAGATCGAAGTTGTAAAAGATTGGCCACAATCAAAGAATGCTTCGGAAGTGAgatgttttcttgggttggcagggtattaccaAAAATTTGTAGAAGGGTTTTCTAAGATTGCTAGGCCCTTGACAGAACTGACCAAAAAGGGTATCAAGTTTGTATGGACTAAGGATTACGTAAGGTGCTTTGAAGAGTTGAAAGATAGACTTATCACAACACCTGTATTAAGTCTACCCACAAATAATGAGAAATTTgcggtatattgtgatgcgtcaaagAAGGGActagggtgtgtattgatgcaagcgaAGAAGGTGGTAGCATATGCATCTAGACAGTTGAAATAATATGAACAATGCTACCGGACACATGACTTGGAACTGGCAGCAGtagtgtttgcacttaagatatggcgacactatctttatggggagaaataTGAATTTTTTGATAGATCATAAAAGCCTGATATACTTCTTTGCTCAAAAGGAGTTAAACATGATGCAACGATGATGGCTAGAAATAttgtatcatccgggaaaggcGAATGTGGTAGCCGACGCCCTAAGTCGTAGAAGCCAAGGGCAAGTAGTGGCAATAAGAAATATACCTGCCAAGTTGTTGGAGGAAGTAGAACGAGCAGGTATAGAGTTTATCGTAGGGGGTTTAGCAAATTTGACTCTACATTCAACTTTGTTAGACAGAATTACAGAAGGGCAGGATAAAGATTCACAAATACAAAGGTATAAAGAAATAATCCAAGATGGGAGTAGCAAAGATTTTACTCTCAGTTAATGTGGAACAGTGAAATATATGGATCGAATATGTGTGCCAGATGGTCTAGAAGTTAAAAAGGATATTCATGATGAGGTGCACACTACTCCATATTCTTTACACCCAGAGACTACGAAAATGTATCAAGACTTGaaaatgttatattggtggcctgggatgaagaatgaCATAGTTGAATATGTCACAAGGTGCCTCACGTGCCAGAAAGTTAAAGCAGAGCACCAAATACTGTCGAGTTTGTTACAACTGTTAAACATTCCAGGATGGAAGTGGGAAGAAAttgctatggactttgtggtagggttacctaaAACCACAAAAAGCAATAGGATTCAATTTGGGTAATCGTTGATAGGTTCAAGAAAT is a window of Humulus lupulus chromosome 4, drHumLupu1.1, whole genome shotgun sequence DNA encoding:
- the LOC133832825 gene encoding uncharacterized mitochondrial protein AtMg00860-like, with product MKALIDDILIESQMEEEHEEHLRLTLQRLREHQLYGKFKKCKFWLNQVAFLGHIISKDGIKVDPLKIEVVKDWPQSKNASEVRCFLGLAGYYQKFVEGFSKIARPLTELTKKGIKFVWTKDYVRCFEELKDRLITTPVLSLPTNNEKFAVYCDASKKGLGCVLMQAKKVVAYASRQLK